In a single window of the Helicobacter felis ATCC 49179 genome:
- a CDS encoding response regulator — translation MKKVETALIVEDEVHLAQSIANALTGIGYHCQVVSSIFHNFKEDYDVVLISAKVCVDRCAHFVRKNSDSITIMMTNFISEDSVNRPLQAGAKDYILKPFKMEDLIRRINYHKAYKEILNRVRLYDKYLDAMITQRNFSPHMERSLPLIIRSHTQNNADIFALHYARTHHLNLEFISLKDVSLENIQGTVYATHLEALKPSERDRCLKILGKRNAIISFVGVGSLDFENVIDLEDHQEMGMPLELLSIQDYEKNAIVQFSPCYTDTELAKHLGISRKSLWEKRRRYNLPRKSNV, via the coding sequence ATGAAAAAAGTTGAAACCGCTTTAATTGTTGAGGATGAGGTCCACCTAGCCCAAAGCATTGCCAACGCGCTTACAGGCATAGGCTACCACTGCCAAGTTGTCTCAAGTATCTTTCATAATTTTAAGGAAGATTACGATGTGGTCTTAATATCTGCCAAAGTGTGTGTGGATCGCTGTGCGCACTTTGTGCGCAAAAACTCCGATTCAATCACTATCATGATGACCAATTTCATTAGCGAAGATAGTGTAAATCGCCCTCTGCAAGCCGGTGCAAAGGACTATATTTTAAAACCTTTTAAAATGGAAGACTTGATTCGTCGAATCAACTATCATAAGGCCTATAAAGAGATTTTAAATCGTGTGCGCCTCTATGATAAATACCTAGATGCTATGATCACGCAACGCAATTTTAGCCCCCACATGGAACGCTCCCTCCCTCTTATTATCCGTAGCCATACCCAAAACAACGCCGATATTTTTGCCCTACACTACGCCCGCACCCACCATCTTAATTTGGAATTTATCTCTTTGAAAGATGTGTCTTTAGAAAATATTCAAGGCACTGTCTATGCTACGCATTTAGAGGCGTTAAAACCCTCTGAGAGAGATAGATGTCTTAAAATTCTTGGCAAGCGCAACGCTATTATTTCCTTTGTAGGAGTTGGGTCGCTTGATTTTGAAAATGTGATCGATTTAGAGGATCACCAAGAAATGGGCATGCCCTTAGAGCTACTCTCCATCCAAGACTATGAAAAAAACGCCATCGTGCAGTTTAGCCCATGCTACACCGACACCGAATTAGCCAAACATCTAGGCATTAGCCGTAAATCTCTTTGGGAAAAACGCCGCCGTTATAATTTGCCTCGTAAATCTAATGTTTAG
- a CDS encoding ComF family protein, with product MRCVLCESWTRPFNLVCARCDPLLEPQILVREVEGIAIYGFYLYEEIEMLLKSKYYDIGSRILILLARKAGHTFEQEIKPSLQLPSKLQGIAIDDMPKRAYAHSAVILKGFCQASKLSALYNQLRATKNITYAGKSRDFRQNHPKGFTFKGVRGDYFLVDDIFTTGTTMQQAIVTLEKAEARVHFGVVLAHAKH from the coding sequence ATGCGCTGTGTGCTCTGTGAGAGTTGGACACGCCCTTTTAATTTGGTGTGCGCACGCTGTGATCCCCTCTTAGAGCCCCAAATTTTAGTGCGTGAAGTGGAGGGAATCGCCATTTATGGGTTTTACCTCTATGAAGAAATAGAAATGCTTTTAAAGAGTAAGTATTATGATATTGGGAGTCGGATTTTAATTCTTTTAGCCCGCAAGGCAGGACACACTTTTGAACAAGAGATCAAGCCCTCCTTGCAACTTCCCTCCAAACTTCAAGGAATCGCCATTGATGACATGCCCAAAAGGGCCTATGCGCATAGCGCGGTGATACTTAAAGGGTTCTGCCAAGCAAGCAAGTTATCCGCCTTATATAACCAACTTAGAGCGACTAAAAATATCACCTATGCGGGAAAGAGTCGCGATTTTCGCCAAAACCACCCTAAAGGTTTTACTTTTAAGGGCGTGAGGGGGGATTACTTTTTAGTGGACGATATTTTTACGACAGGAACGACTATGCAACAAGCCATTGTAACCTTAGAAAAGGCAGAGGCTAGGGTGCATTTTGGAGTGGTGCTCGCCCACGCTAAACATTAG
- a CDS encoding ATP-dependent helicase, which produces MKKILLADLNEPQREACMHVKGPLLILAGAGSGKTKTLTTRLAYLIASKGVPPQNTLTLTFTNKAAKEMQERAGQLLRLCGHTHTQSAWLTTFHKFGFAFLKEHASLLEQKKFKLVSPEEAKTLSRSAILNLKPGFMDADVYLGHAFKMISRIKNHQIDLRNCYPDIQKAYTIYQDILLKEDRIDLDDLLAIPYALLDRLPDLAIYTSQRYAFIMVDEYQDTNPLQFKLLQKLCTTHQNLCVVGDDDQSIYAFRGADISNILDFQDQFPQAKVIKLEQNYRSSKEIVKCANTLIAHNTQRHHKRLFTHKPNHQDQRLVCRHFNDSQEESAFLVRTILERIECGVAHHEIAILYRLNTLSKGVEESLRRAQIPYRIVGSVGFFGRSIVKDLLAYLHVIHDPCNDEKLLRIINKPPRGLGVNRVEKITRLSQEKGLCIYQLYVQGLLDSVLDARGRKGLKTLFDHVQKWQSHKGAGVLDTLLQTFPLDLDCSEDELTCVESLKIMLEDHFEDRQASLADFLEQSILEEPRVKTTNALSCMSVHAAKGLEFRVVFVVGFEEGFFPYYKADLEEERRLCYVAITRAKEELYLCSVAQRLYFNKLQQGLKPSSFLEEAKLLIGTNRCAPLF; this is translated from the coding sequence AAAACTCTAACCACCCGTCTAGCTTACTTGATCGCTAGTAAGGGTGTGCCTCCCCAAAACACCCTTACCTTAACTTTTACCAACAAGGCCGCTAAAGAAATGCAAGAAAGAGCTGGGCAACTTTTGCGACTCTGTGGGCATACGCACACGCAATCTGCATGGCTGACCACTTTTCATAAATTTGGATTTGCTTTTCTTAAGGAACACGCCTCGCTATTGGAACAAAAAAAATTTAAACTGGTCTCTCCTGAAGAAGCCAAGACACTCAGCAGGAGTGCCATTCTTAATCTTAAACCCGGTTTCATGGATGCAGATGTGTATTTAGGCCATGCATTTAAAATGATCTCTAGAATCAAGAATCATCAAATTGATCTAAGAAATTGCTATCCGGATATCCAAAAGGCCTACACTATTTACCAAGACATTCTATTAAAAGAAGATCGAATCGATCTAGATGATCTGTTAGCCATCCCTTATGCCTTGCTCGATCGTTTGCCTGATTTGGCCATCTATACTAGCCAGCGCTACGCCTTTATTATGGTTGATGAATACCAAGACACTAACCCACTACAATTTAAACTCTTGCAAAAACTCTGCACCACCCATCAAAATTTATGCGTGGTGGGCGATGACGATCAGAGCATTTATGCTTTTAGGGGTGCAGACATTAGCAATATTTTAGATTTTCAAGATCAATTCCCTCAAGCCAAAGTGATCAAATTAGAGCAAAATTACCGCTCCTCCAAAGAGATTGTCAAATGTGCCAACACCCTTATTGCACATAATACACAGCGTCATCACAAACGCCTCTTTACACACAAACCCAACCACCAAGATCAACGCCTTGTCTGCAGGCATTTTAACGATTCTCAAGAGGAAAGCGCGTTTCTTGTGCGCACGATTTTAGAACGCATTGAGTGTGGAGTCGCCCACCATGAAATTGCCATTTTATACCGCCTTAACACCCTTTCTAAAGGTGTGGAAGAGAGTTTGCGGCGCGCACAAATCCCCTATAGAATCGTAGGCAGTGTAGGGTTTTTTGGACGCAGTATTGTCAAAGACCTTTTGGCGTATTTGCATGTTATCCACGATCCTTGTAATGATGAGAAGTTATTAAGAATTATCAATAAGCCCCCTCGTGGCTTAGGAGTCAATCGGGTAGAAAAAATCACACGGCTTTCTCAAGAAAAAGGGCTTTGTATTTATCAGCTCTATGTGCAAGGCCTGCTAGATTCTGTTTTAGACGCACGAGGGCGTAAAGGATTAAAAACGCTCTTTGATCATGTGCAAAAGTGGCAATCCCACAAAGGGGCCGGGGTGTTAGACACACTTCTACAAACTTTTCCCCTTGATTTAGATTGCAGTGAAGACGAACTTACCTGTGTAGAGAGTTTAAAAATAATGCTTGAAGATCACTTTGAGGATCGGCAAGCTAGTTTAGCAGATTTTTTAGAGCAAAGTATCTTAGAAGAACCCAGAGTGAAGACCACAAATGCGCTCTCTTGCATGAGTGTGCATGCGGCTAAGGGGTTGGAGTTTCGGGTTGTGTTCGTGGTGGGCTTTGAAGAGGGCTTTTTTCCTTATTACAAGGCAGATTTAGAGGAAGAGCGCCGTCTCTGCTATGTGGCGATCACGCGCGCTAAAGAGGAACTATATTTATGCAGTGTGGCTCAAAGACTCTATTTTAACAAGCTACAACAGGGCTTAAAACCCTCGTCTTTCTTAGAGGAGGCAAAACTTTTGATCGGGACAAATCGATGCGCTCCCTTATTCTAA
- the coaD gene encoding pantetheine-phosphate adenylyltransferase, translating to MLEHCAIYPGTFDPITNGHLDIIQRASALFGRLVVAIARSKAKSPMFSLEERLEMMRLSIAPLARVECMGFEGLLVDLARERNARYIIRGLRAVSDFEFEFQMGYANKSLNPQLETLYFMPALQNAFISASVVRSILAHKGQIAHLVPASVVDFIQRRGDVDRV from the coding sequence ATGCTAGAACATTGCGCTATCTATCCGGGGACTTTTGATCCCATCACCAATGGGCATTTGGACATTATCCAGCGTGCGAGCGCGCTTTTTGGGAGGCTCGTGGTGGCGATTGCGCGCTCTAAGGCAAAATCGCCCATGTTTAGCCTAGAAGAGCGTTTAGAGATGATGCGCTTGAGCATTGCGCCTTTGGCGCGCGTGGAGTGCATGGGCTTTGAGGGTTTGCTGGTGGATTTGGCTAGAGAGCGCAATGCACGCTATATTATTAGAGGCTTAAGGGCGGTGAGTGATTTTGAATTTGAGTTCCAGATGGGCTATGCTAACAAGTCTTTAAACCCGCAATTAGAAACCCTCTATTTCATGCCCGCCTTGCAAAACGCCTTTATTAGCGCGTCTGTGGTGCGCTCTATCTTGGCTCATAAGGGGCAGATCGCCCATCTAGTGCCCGCGAGCGTGGTGGATTTCATCCAAAGGCGGGGCGATGTGGATCGTGTTTGA
- a CDS encoding UbiX family flavin prenyltransferase has protein sequence MKLVVGISGASGTQLALKFLEHIPKEYALFVVISQSAKRVARAEEGLDLKSTLKQWQRPLEIFEESQINAPIASGSFGIDAMAIIPASLNIVAKIAHGICDELMSRAAAVMLKEQKKLLIAPRELPLHSIALENLLALARAQVIIAPPMLTYYTKPQDLESMELFLVGKWLDALGIDNHLYTRWGQPC, from the coding sequence ATGAAATTGGTCGTAGGAATCAGCGGGGCGAGCGGGACACAACTCGCGCTTAAATTCTTAGAGCATATCCCTAAAGAATACGCCCTTTTTGTGGTGATAAGCCAGAGTGCTAAACGCGTGGCACGCGCTGAAGAGGGCCTTGATCTTAAAAGCACACTCAAACAATGGCAACGCCCCCTAGAAATCTTTGAAGAATCCCAAATTAATGCGCCCATTGCCTCAGGGAGTTTTGGTATAGATGCAATGGCAATCATTCCAGCAAGCCTAAATATTGTAGCTAAAATCGCGCATGGAATTTGTGATGAATTGATGAGTCGCGCCGCGGCCGTAATGCTTAAAGAGCAGAAAAAACTTTTAATTGCCCCTAGAGAATTGCCCCTGCATAGCATTGCCCTAGAAAATCTGCTCGCTCTAGCGCGCGCCCAAGTGATCATCGCCCCGCCCATGCTCACTTACTACACAAAGCCCCAAGATTTAGAAAGTATGGAGCTTTTTTTAGTGGGCAAGTGGTTAGATGCTTTGGGCATTGATAACCATCTTTACACGCGTTGGGGGCAACCATGCTAG
- the tmk gene encoding dTMP kinase — MWIVFEGVDTSGKSTQINLLKPLFPKAIFSLEPGGTALGEHLRQAALHGAFCAQTQFLLFLADRALHLEEVIKPNAHKLIFSDRSLVSGLAYSSYGLEHAWELHRAHGLDVLPDMVLLFKLNAHTLEMRLQAKNPDGIESRGVDFLMRVQERLEQACALLGVRTESINASKSVEEVHKIVLEKIYALCAL, encoded by the coding sequence ATGTGGATCGTGTTTGAGGGGGTGGATACCAGTGGCAAAAGCACTCAAATCAATCTACTCAAACCCCTTTTTCCCAAAGCCATTTTTAGCCTAGAGCCCGGAGGCACGGCACTGGGCGAGCATCTGCGCCAAGCCGCCTTGCATGGTGCTTTTTGCGCCCAAACCCAATTTCTCTTATTTCTAGCCGATCGCGCCTTGCATTTAGAGGAGGTGATCAAACCCAATGCGCACAAACTGATTTTTAGCGATCGCTCTTTAGTGTCTGGTTTGGCATATTCTAGCTATGGCTTAGAACACGCATGGGAGTTGCACCGCGCACATGGTTTGGATGTGTTGCCGGATATGGTCTTATTGTTCAAGTTAAACGCCCACACCCTAGAAATGCGCCTGCAAGCCAAAAACCCCGATGGGATCGAATCTAGGGGGGTGGATTTTTTAATGCGCGTACAAGAACGCTTAGAGCAAGCTTGCGCTCTGCTAGGCGTGCGCACGGAGTCTATTAATGCTTCTAAGAGTGTGGAGGAGGTGCACAAAATAGTGCTAGAAAAAATCTATGCGCTGTGTGCTCTGTGA
- the ispF gene encoding 2-C-methyl-D-erythritol 2,4-cyclodiphosphate synthase, with translation MPKLKETKLKEIDFSVFKGMGVSLILAAAGQGRRFVEGLEGLENLKKQWILVHGMPLWQRVYEQFARLGCFERIVIVVSNPVERVFVQQRLPSACVVVGGESRQESVQNALVHVESHFVVVSDVARFGLDLRVLFNLFDTMQKQTLDGVAPAMPPSDTLVCGTPPWTLNRQEVRCVQTPQICLTSSLKKAYGLGKFTDESSALLHLGARVEFIEGSAHLHKLTHRWDFAILAPLIDPPTQHTGMGFDTHAFELHKPLKLGGILIESADCQNLGLKAHSDGDVLLHALSDAILGAIKGGDIGMYFSDQDPRFKNMDSAIMLQEIYALLQNMGYIVQSVDLNLLTEIPKIAPYRERICQNVANLLRIHPHQVNLKATTLEGLGFIGRKEGMGAQAVVQITSRPIDLHEKS, from the coding sequence ATGCCAAAATTAAAAGAGACAAAATTAAAAGAGATAGATTTTAGTGTTTTTAAAGGCATGGGAGTCTCGCTAATCCTAGCAGCTGCAGGACAGGGCAGGCGTTTTGTGGAGGGCCTAGAGGGCTTAGAAAACCTCAAAAAGCAATGGATTTTAGTGCACGGCATGCCCTTGTGGCAGAGAGTGTATGAGCAATTTGCCCGTTTGGGGTGTTTTGAGCGCATTGTTATCGTGGTGAGTAATCCTGTAGAGCGGGTTTTTGTGCAACAACGCCTACCTAGTGCCTGCGTGGTGGTGGGCGGAGAAAGCCGTCAAGAGAGCGTGCAAAATGCCCTAGTGCATGTAGAAAGCCATTTTGTGGTGGTGAGTGATGTCGCCCGTTTTGGACTAGATTTGCGTGTGCTGTTCAATCTTTTTGACACCATGCAAAAACAAACCTTAGATGGCGTTGCCCCGGCTATGCCTCCTAGCGATACTCTTGTTTGTGGGACACCCCCATGGACACTGAACAGACAAGAGGTCCGCTGTGTGCAGACCCCCCAAATTTGCTTGACTTCTAGCCTGAAAAAAGCCTATGGACTAGGAAAATTTACCGATGAGAGCAGTGCTTTATTGCACTTGGGCGCGCGGGTAGAATTCATAGAGGGAAGCGCGCACCTGCACAAACTCACCCATCGTTGGGATTTTGCTATATTGGCCCCCCTTATCGATCCGCCAACTCAGCATACTGGCATGGGTTTTGACACGCACGCTTTCGAGTTGCACAAACCCCTCAAGCTTGGCGGAATCCTCATTGAATCTGCAGATTGTCAAAATTTAGGACTCAAAGCCCATAGTGATGGGGATGTTTTATTGCACGCGCTCAGTGATGCGATCTTGGGCGCGATCAAGGGAGGGGATATTGGGATGTATTTTAGCGATCAAGACCCTCGTTTTAAAAATATGGATTCGGCGATCATGCTCCAAGAAATTTATGCTCTCTTGCAAAACATGGGCTATATTGTGCAAAGTGTGGATCTCAATCTCTTGACTGAAATTCCAAAGATCGCTCCCTATAGAGAGCGTATCTGTCAAAATGTCGCTAATTTGTTGCGCATACACCCCCATCAGGTTAATCTTAAAGCCACTACTTTGGAGGGCTTGGGATTCATAGGAAGAAAGGAAGGCATGGGCGCGCAGGCTGTGGTGCAAATCACGAGTCGCCCTATCGATCTGCATGAAAAAAGTTGA
- the flgA gene encoding flagellar basal body P-ring formation chaperone FlgA: MRSLILSLFCAHILLANPINFLSQCLQKAYTDFYHAYVFQIRSVQVDLTSGNLDQLDAFLKPYEQKGLMPIALRPQQLLRSDGWMRVGGALLKYQIIADIQIYKTKSALKKDTNLDNSVLYAQSVPFERFNTLPIDSSYINNSSTKSFLGANTLLSVDKVAPKILVYKNEIFSATLTSGSISLETSLQALQNGSLNQVIEALNVQSKKRVQVRITGLLKGEVL, from the coding sequence ATGCGCTCCCTTATTCTAAGTCTATTTTGCGCGCATATTCTGCTAGCCAATCCCATCAACTTTTTAAGCCAATGTCTGCAAAAGGCCTATACAGATTTTTACCATGCCTATGTATTCCAAATCCGTAGCGTGCAGGTGGATTTGACAAGCGGAAACCTAGATCAATTAGACGCATTTCTTAAACCTTATGAGCAAAAAGGCCTCATGCCCATCGCTCTGCGTCCCCAACAACTTTTGCGTTCCGATGGGTGGATGCGTGTGGGGGGCGCATTGCTCAAATACCAAATCATCGCAGATATTCAAATTTACAAAACCAAGAGCGCGCTCAAGAAAGACACCAACCTAGATAATAGCGTGCTGTATGCCCAAAGCGTGCCCTTTGAACGCTTTAACACTCTTCCTATTGATTCTTCTTATATCAACAATAGCAGCACCAAGAGTTTTTTGGGGGCTAATACCCTTTTGAGTGTGGATAAAGTCGCTCCCAAGATTTTGGTTTATAAAAACGAGATTTTTAGCGCGACCTTGACCAGTGGGTCTATTTCTTTGGAAACTTCTTTGCAGGCTCTACAAAATGGGAGCTTAAACCAAGTGATTGAGGCTTTGAATGTGCAGAGTAAAAAGCGCGTGCAGGTGAGAATCACAGGGCTACTTAAAGGAGAGGTGTTATGA